Below is a genomic region from Tripterygium wilfordii isolate XIE 37 chromosome 12, ASM1340144v1, whole genome shotgun sequence.
GGGAGGAATTAACCTGATAGCGCTTGTGGGGTTTTGGTGGATTTTTTAGGGGTTAACAAAACTGCTAGCAGACAATGCTCCAAAGGCCATGAAAGAGCAGAAATTTGAAAGTTACTTCAGCAGGAAAATCGCTATAGATGCTAGCATGAGCATCTATCAGTTTCTCGTATGTAGTAACTCTTACTCCTTCTCCACCTCTCTCTGCAGCGTCTAATTGGGTTTCTGTGTAGATTGTTGTAGGAAGAAGTGGGACTGAAATGCTCACAAATGAGGCCGGTGAAGTCACTAGGTGAACCCTCATAAATTCCTCTCGTTTTCCATAGTTActgatttttctttccttttttattgGAGTTTGATgtgaagttcttttttttttttgtttattcatGTAGTTCCCCTTAATGCCAACACTTGGTCTTTGTTTGGTTCCCTTGTAGTCATTTGCAGGGCATGTTTACTCGGACAATTAGACTTCTCGAAGCGGGAATGAAGCCTATGTAATGTgttcttttaacttttaatttaaGAAATTGTGTCACTCTTACTTACCTTAGTGCTTTTCTGAGTTAAGTTTGTGCTTTTGCTAAATCACTCCATAATTCTTCTATGTTATCATTTATCAGCTACGTTTTTGATGGACAACCTCCGGATTTGAAAAAACAAGAGCTGGCAAAACGGTATCACATGACATAATATGACTCCTTTTATCACTTGTTCACTTGAAAATTTATTCAAGTTTTACATATGACTCCTTTTATCATTTGTGCACTTGAAAATTTATTCAAGTTTCACAAGCATTTGTTTCATAATCAGAGATGCTCTTCCACATTCAATTTGTGATGCAGTTATTCAAAGCGCGCAGATGCTACTGAGGATTTGGCAGCAGCTGTGGAGGTATGTGTTTTACCTTCTAGTATATTTTCTTACTTGTGGCACAGTGGTAGAGTTGAAGGGGTGCGACCTGTGGTAGAGTTGAAGGggtacaacctagaggtcacgagttcaattattggaaagagcctctccacatattatgtgaggcaAGGTCTATGTACATCCTGCATATCCCCGATCCCGCCCACTGTGGGATTCTTGTGCATgaaagttgtttaccttttttatcaTTCATGGAATATGTCATTCAGCTGTTACCTTTGAGATTCATTGTAGACTGGCAATAAGGAGGACATTGAAAAATTCAGTAAACGGACAGTGAAGGTGGGTTCTTcgctctctcatctctttcttcctatTCATGGTCTTTATATTACTAAGCTCTTATCTAGTCCTCAGATGTGAAGAATAGAGTATGGACTGGATGAAAGGGCATGTGAAAGTATCCATGCTTCGGGGCTAATGTGTGCTATACGTTAACAGGTGACAAGACAGCACAATGAAGATTGCAAAAGACTTCTGAAACTCATGGGAGTCCCTGTGATTGAGGTGACATTACAATGTTCCTAGTTATCTGTTATCGGTATGAGTTTGGAATTGGCATTGTACTGTTTTCTCGTTCTGTATCATTTTCATGCTTAAACATCATTGGCTTTTGCTTGTTATGTTTGCAGGCCCCTTCTGAAGTATGCATTGTACTGTTTTCTTGTTCTGTATCGTTTTCATGCTTAAACATAATTGGTTTTTGGTTGTTTTGTTTGCAGGCCCCTTCTGAAGCAGAGGCACAATGTGCTGCACTTTGCAAATTGGGAAAGGCATGTACTTTATCTGGTTTAAAATGAGTTGTTTAAATTTGGGATGTAGAGATGGAAATGTGCCCATTAAtctgatagagtcccacatcggtagtGAGTGGGGAGGAAGTACTGTATATAGATGGGAGGTAGCACCTTTCCTTAGTACCTGGGGTTTTCAGCCTAAACTGAGTCTCAGGTACAACCCCTGCCAGCACATGGGTCGCCAGGCTATGGGCTGATAGATGGGTTGGGCCTTAGGTACTGAGTGATGTGTTCCTCCTTCTCTATCATAATCCTTATATTCTCCTGGTATTTcgaaaatgttatttgttttagTCAAATCATGGGAGTTTCATCCCAGGCATCATTTTATGATATCTTTAATGCATTGGAGTTTGAAGGGGTAAGGAGAGAAGTGGACAAAGTGGGAATGGGAAAGGGAAAGGAAGGAGTGTGGAGGGAATAAATTGTTTCCCTCCCTTTTTGGACTTTTTAATGAAGGAGCTGAGGGAATAGGAGGaaatttcactctttttttGGTTATAGAGTTGAGGTAAAACTAAACAATAATGTGTTTGTAAAGTATTGTTGTACCTTTTTTACATGACTTCAACAAAATCCCTCCCTTCTTTatcctttttaattttcttggctCTCCATCAAAATTAATGTAAACACCATATTTTTCCTCATTTTTCCTCAATGGCTTGTTCctagctttggagttgttccctgatttattatcaaaaagaacaaaatgttTCCCTCCTCAAGTCCTGCCCAATAAGGGTCCTTAAAAATTGACTTGCTAGAAGCTAATACTAATTGCTATGTGCTAGGTTTACGCTGTTGCTTCTGAAGACATGGATTCCCTAACTTTTGGAGCTCCTAGGTTTCTACGACATTTAATGGATCCTAGCTCGAGAAAAGTCCCAGTCATGGAATTTGAAGTTGCAAAGGTGACGTGGATGCTGAATGTCAATGTGACTAATTAGTTTTTCAatcatttgatttgatttatgaTTCCTTTCAGATTTTGGAGGAGCTGAATCTTACCATGGATCAATTCATCGACTTGTGCATTCTTTCAGGATGTGATTATTGTGACAGCATTAGAGGTATGTGAGAGTGCTGTATGCACAATCCTGCGTGAgggttttctcttttctatttcaaTACATGTATAACTATGTATGTATAGTGCGACATATTGTTATTTATTCTCTTAATTTAACGTACTCCTCATCCATGCTACAGGTATAGGGGGACAGACTGCTCTGAAGTTGATCCGTCAACATGGCTCTATTGAGAACATACTAGAGAACATAAATAAAGAGAGGTATTATTTATTTCTACCTTTAAAATTATCATGTTAAATAGTTAATTATCAATCTCTTTATCATAATTTGCTTTTGTCTTTCGTGTATCTTTGGGGATGTGAAATGATTGAAGTAAGCCCAGTTTACGttaaaacaatgattttttGGATTCCCATGCTTCATAATTGATATTAGAACCTAATAGTGTTGCATTGGTGCTTTCTAACATAATACAAATTATGTGATCATGATGTAGAATTCTGAATGACCTGTCATTGTTTGTGGTCTTTTGGCTTATTGATGCCCTATTATATTAGTTTTTGTTGACTGGTGCCACTCTTGCATCATAGGTGCAGTGCTTCTATGATGAGATAGATGGGAAAATCTGGCCTTCATAACCGTATTCCAGAATAACTATTTGTATAGTCAGAGTTTAATATTTTGCTAATTGAATGTTTTATACATGGAACTTCAACTTCTGAAGCTTTGCATTATCATCTTGACAAAAGTTGTAACACTTCCTAAACTGATGATGGTTCCTTGTTAGATTGAATGATTTTGGCTCACTTGAGGTTTTAGATAAGGATCATTAATTGTGTTTGGTATTTCAGTATATGATTTTTACTTTCTATTTAATGACCAGGTACCAAATACCAACCGATTGGCCATATAAAGAGGCTAGGAGACTTTTTAAAGAACCAGTTGTTGTTACAGATGAAGAGCAACTTGAGCTTAACTGGAGTGCTCCTGATGAAGAAGTAAATGATTGACTTATTTTGTTTGCGGGTATCAtattgtttttatcattt
It encodes:
- the LOC120010930 gene encoding flap endonuclease 1; protein product: MGIKGLTKLLADNAPKAMKEQKFESYFSRKIAIDASMSIYQFLIVVGRSGTEMLTNEAGEVTSHLQGMFTRTIRLLEAGMKPIYVFDGQPPDLKKQELAKRYSKRADATEDLAAAVETGNKEDIEKFSKRTVKVTRQHNEDCKRLLKLMGVPVIEAPSEAEAQCAALCKLGKVYAVASEDMDSLTFGAPRFLRHLMDPSSRKVPVMEFEVAKILEELNLTMDQFIDLCILSGCDYCDSIRGIGGQTALKLIRQHGSIENILENINKERYQIPTDWPYKEARRLFKEPVVVTDEEQLELNWSAPDEEGLITFLVNENGFNSDRVTKAVEKIKAAKNKSSQGRLESFFKPIANTSVPIKRKETPVITSKEVNNKKSKAVGSKKKK